The Astyanax mexicanus isolate ESR-SI-001 chromosome 24, AstMex3_surface, whole genome shotgun sequence genome has a segment encoding these proteins:
- the prkcdb gene encoding protein kinase C, delta b isoform X2, producing MAPFLRIAFNDFNLGNLPPLTDQPFCAIKMKESLSTERGKTLVQRKPTMYPAWKSSFDAHIYEGRVIQVLLMKTAEETLSEATVGVSVIAERCKKGNGRAEFWVDLQPSGKVMMSVQFFVEDTDTESRPSVREKEEDGILTLNRRRGAIKQAKVHFIKNHEFTATFFKQPTFCSVCREFVWGLNKQGYKCRQCNAAIHKKCIDKIIGRCTGTAANSRDTVFQKERFKIDMPHRFKTHNYMSPTFCDHCGSLLWGMVKQGLKCEDCAMNVHHKCQTKVANLCGINQKLLAEALTQVSLKSSTKRPDPTLSDIGIYQDIAKNTPADPSDSNQYGKLWDGSTPTPPAAPSASITHQTRINFENFVFHKVLGKGSFGKVLLAELKGRGEYFAVKALKKDVVLMDDDVECTVVEKRVLSLAWENPFLTHLYCTFQSKEHLFFVMEYLNGGDLMFHIQDKGRFDLFRATFYSAEIICGLQFLHSKGVIYRDLKLDNVMLDKDGHIKIADFGMCKENMIGENRATTFCGTPDYIAPEILLGQKYTFSVDWWSFGVLVYEMLIGQSPFQGDDEDELFESIRMDVPHYPRWITKESKDLLEKLFERDPTRRLGVVGNIRGHSFFKTINWPALEKREVPPPFKPKVKSPNDCSNFDREFLSEKPRLSHADKNLIDSMDQTAFSGFSFINPSMDTMLEK from the exons ATGGCTCCGTTCCTGCGGATCGCCTTTAATGACTTTAATTTGGGGAACCTCCCTCCTCTGACTGATCAGCCCTTCTGTGCCATCAAGATGAAGGAGTCTCTCAGCACAG AGCGAGGAAAGACCCTGGTCCAGAGGAAGCCCACCATGTACCCGGCCTGGAAGTCCAGCTTTGATGCTCATATCTACGAGGGCCGTGTGATCCAGGTTCTCCTGATGAAAACCGCTGAGGAGACTCTCTCGGAAGCAACGGTGGGCGTGTCCGTCATCGCCGAGCGCTGCAAAAAGGGAAACGGCCGTGCAGAATTCTGGGTAGACCTGCAGCCCTCTGGGAAGGTGATGATGTCGGTGCAGTTTTTTGTGGAGGATACAGACACAG AAAGCAGACCTTCAGTGcgggagaaggaggaggatggAATCTTAACTCTAAACAGGAGGAGAGGAGCCATCAAACAGGCCAAAGTTCACTTCATCAAGAACCATGAGTTCACCGCCACCTTCTTCAAACAGCCCACCTTCTGCTCCGTCTGCAGAGAGTTCGTCTG GGGTCTTAACAAACAGGGCTACAAATGCAGAC AATGCAATGCGGCCATTCACAAAAAGTGCATTGATAAGATCATTGGAAGATGCACAGGAACTGCAGCCAACAGCCGAGATACTGTG TTCCAGAAAGAACGCTTCAAGATCGACATGCCGCATCGCTTCAAGACGCACAACTACATGAGCCCCACCTTCTGCGACCACTGCGGGAGCCTGCTGTGGGGAATGGTCAAGCAAGGCCTGAAATGTGAAG ATTGTGCTATGAACGTCCATCACAAATGCCAGACTAAAGTAGCCAACCTCTGCGGAATAAACCAGAAGCTTCTAGCTGAGGCTCTGACTCAAGTTAGCCTG AAATCATCTACCAAGAGGCCTGATCCCACTCTGTCAGACATTGGCATCTATCAGGATATAGCCAAAAACACTCCAGCAGACCCTAGTG ATAGCAATCAGTATGGGAAGCTATGGGATGGCAGTACCCCAACGCCCCCTGCTGCACCCTCCGCCTCAATCACACATCAAACGCGCATCAACTTCGAGAACTTTGTGTTCCATAAGGTTCTGGGCAAAGGCAGCTTTGGCAAG GTGCTGCTGGCTGAGCTGAAAGGGCGTGGCGAGTACTTTGCAGTGAAGGCTCTGAAGAAGGACGTGGTGCTGATGGACGATGACGTGGAGTGCACCGTGGTGGAGAAGAGGGTTCTGTCATTAGCCTGGGAAAATCCTTTCCTCACACACCTTTACTGCACCTTCCAGAGCAAG gagcACTTGTTTTTCGTGATGGAGTATCTGAATGGAGGAGATCTGATGTTTCACATTCAGGATAAGGGGCGTTTTGATCTTTTTAGAGCCAC GTTCTATTCAGCGGAAATTATCTGCGGCCTGCAGTTCCTCCATTCCAAAGGCGTTATTTACAG AGACTTGAAGCTGGACAATGTGATGCTGGATAAAGACGGCCACATTAAGATAGCAGACTTTGGGATGTGTAAGGAGAACATGATTGGAGAGAACCGAGCCACGACTTTCTGTGGAACTCCTGATTACATTGCGCCAGAG ATCCTACTCGGCCAGAAATACACATTCTCGGTGGACTGGTGGTCGTTTGGAGTTCTGGTTTATGAGATGTTGATCGGTCAGTCGCCGTTCCAAGGCGATGATGAGGATGAGCTGTTTGAGTCGATCAGAATGGACGTCCCGCACTATCCCCGCTGGATCACCAAGGAGTCCAAAGACCTGCTGGAGAAG TTATTTGAGCGAGATCCGACCCGTCGGCTTGGCGTCGTGGGGAACATCCGAGGACACTCCTTCTTCAAGACCATCAACTGGCCGGCTCTCGAGAAGAGAGAGGTGCCTCCCCCCTTCAAGCCAAAAGTG AAATCCCCCAACGACTGCAGCAACTTCGACCGCGAGTTCCTCAGCGAGAAGCCCCGCCTCTCACACGCCGACAAGAACCTGATCGACTCAATGGACCAGACGGCCTTCTCCGGCTTCTCCTTCATCAACCCCTCCATGGATACCATGCTCGAGAAGTGA
- the prkcdb gene encoding protein kinase C, delta b isoform X1 — protein sequence MAPFLRIAFNDFNLGNLPPLTDQPFCAIKMKESLSTERGKTLVQRKPTMYPAWKSSFDAHIYEGRVIQVLLMKTAEETLSEATVGVSVIAERCKKGNGRAEFWVDLQPSGKVMMSVQFFVEDTDTESRPSVREKEEDGILTLNRRRGAIKQAKVHFIKNHEFTATFFKQPTFCSVCREFVWGLNKQGYKCRQCNAAIHKKCIDKIIGRCTGTAANSRDTVFQKERFKIDMPHRFKTHNYMSPTFCDHCGSLLWGMVKQGLKCEDCAMNVHHKCQTKVANLCGINQKLLAEALTQVSLKSSTKRPDPTLSDIGIYQDIAKNTPADPSADSNQYGKLWDGSTPTPPAAPSASITHQTRINFENFVFHKVLGKGSFGKVLLAELKGRGEYFAVKALKKDVVLMDDDVECTVVEKRVLSLAWENPFLTHLYCTFQSKEHLFFVMEYLNGGDLMFHIQDKGRFDLFRATFYSAEIICGLQFLHSKGVIYRDLKLDNVMLDKDGHIKIADFGMCKENMIGENRATTFCGTPDYIAPEILLGQKYTFSVDWWSFGVLVYEMLIGQSPFQGDDEDELFESIRMDVPHYPRWITKESKDLLEKLFERDPTRRLGVVGNIRGHSFFKTINWPALEKREVPPPFKPKVKSPNDCSNFDREFLSEKPRLSHADKNLIDSMDQTAFSGFSFINPSMDTMLEK from the exons ATGGCTCCGTTCCTGCGGATCGCCTTTAATGACTTTAATTTGGGGAACCTCCCTCCTCTGACTGATCAGCCCTTCTGTGCCATCAAGATGAAGGAGTCTCTCAGCACAG AGCGAGGAAAGACCCTGGTCCAGAGGAAGCCCACCATGTACCCGGCCTGGAAGTCCAGCTTTGATGCTCATATCTACGAGGGCCGTGTGATCCAGGTTCTCCTGATGAAAACCGCTGAGGAGACTCTCTCGGAAGCAACGGTGGGCGTGTCCGTCATCGCCGAGCGCTGCAAAAAGGGAAACGGCCGTGCAGAATTCTGGGTAGACCTGCAGCCCTCTGGGAAGGTGATGATGTCGGTGCAGTTTTTTGTGGAGGATACAGACACAG AAAGCAGACCTTCAGTGcgggagaaggaggaggatggAATCTTAACTCTAAACAGGAGGAGAGGAGCCATCAAACAGGCCAAAGTTCACTTCATCAAGAACCATGAGTTCACCGCCACCTTCTTCAAACAGCCCACCTTCTGCTCCGTCTGCAGAGAGTTCGTCTG GGGTCTTAACAAACAGGGCTACAAATGCAGAC AATGCAATGCGGCCATTCACAAAAAGTGCATTGATAAGATCATTGGAAGATGCACAGGAACTGCAGCCAACAGCCGAGATACTGTG TTCCAGAAAGAACGCTTCAAGATCGACATGCCGCATCGCTTCAAGACGCACAACTACATGAGCCCCACCTTCTGCGACCACTGCGGGAGCCTGCTGTGGGGAATGGTCAAGCAAGGCCTGAAATGTGAAG ATTGTGCTATGAACGTCCATCACAAATGCCAGACTAAAGTAGCCAACCTCTGCGGAATAAACCAGAAGCTTCTAGCTGAGGCTCTGACTCAAGTTAGCCTG AAATCATCTACCAAGAGGCCTGATCCCACTCTGTCAGACATTGGCATCTATCAGGATATAGCCAAAAACACTCCAGCAGACCCTAGTG CAGATAGCAATCAGTATGGGAAGCTATGGGATGGCAGTACCCCAACGCCCCCTGCTGCACCCTCCGCCTCAATCACACATCAAACGCGCATCAACTTCGAGAACTTTGTGTTCCATAAGGTTCTGGGCAAAGGCAGCTTTGGCAAG GTGCTGCTGGCTGAGCTGAAAGGGCGTGGCGAGTACTTTGCAGTGAAGGCTCTGAAGAAGGACGTGGTGCTGATGGACGATGACGTGGAGTGCACCGTGGTGGAGAAGAGGGTTCTGTCATTAGCCTGGGAAAATCCTTTCCTCACACACCTTTACTGCACCTTCCAGAGCAAG gagcACTTGTTTTTCGTGATGGAGTATCTGAATGGAGGAGATCTGATGTTTCACATTCAGGATAAGGGGCGTTTTGATCTTTTTAGAGCCAC GTTCTATTCAGCGGAAATTATCTGCGGCCTGCAGTTCCTCCATTCCAAAGGCGTTATTTACAG AGACTTGAAGCTGGACAATGTGATGCTGGATAAAGACGGCCACATTAAGATAGCAGACTTTGGGATGTGTAAGGAGAACATGATTGGAGAGAACCGAGCCACGACTTTCTGTGGAACTCCTGATTACATTGCGCCAGAG ATCCTACTCGGCCAGAAATACACATTCTCGGTGGACTGGTGGTCGTTTGGAGTTCTGGTTTATGAGATGTTGATCGGTCAGTCGCCGTTCCAAGGCGATGATGAGGATGAGCTGTTTGAGTCGATCAGAATGGACGTCCCGCACTATCCCCGCTGGATCACCAAGGAGTCCAAAGACCTGCTGGAGAAG TTATTTGAGCGAGATCCGACCCGTCGGCTTGGCGTCGTGGGGAACATCCGAGGACACTCCTTCTTCAAGACCATCAACTGGCCGGCTCTCGAGAAGAGAGAGGTGCCTCCCCCCTTCAAGCCAAAAGTG AAATCCCCCAACGACTGCAGCAACTTCGACCGCGAGTTCCTCAGCGAGAAGCCCCGCCTCTCACACGCCGACAAGAACCTGATCGACTCAATGGACCAGACGGCCTTCTCCGGCTTCTCCTTCATCAACCCCTCCATGGATACCATGCTCGAGAAGTGA